The genomic segment GATCGATGACTGCAGCGGAGCTATTGATGTTGTCAGCAATCTGGCGAATCTCACTGGCGGTGCGGTTGGCAGAAAGGGCACCTTCGGCGGCAGTTGAAGCGCCTTGCCTTGCTTCCGCATTTAAACCTTCTGCGCTGGATGAAATCATATTTACACTGACAGATAATTCTTCAACGGCTGCTGCTGTAGCGCTTGAGGCGGAAGACTGAATTTCTGATGAATCAGTCATTTGCCTTGCTGCCGTTGAGAGTGTTTCGGCGGAGCTTAGCAACTGGCTGGAATTTTTGCGAGATTCACTGATTACTTTACTCATATTAATTAGCAGGCGATTAATGACTGCTGATGACTGGCTGATTTCATCAATCCCCGCTTGGTTAAGCCTGAGCGCTAAATTACCAGTCTGATCAATCTCAGTAATCACCGCCTGTAAAGCCGCCAAAGGTTTTCGAATGCTGCGAATAATCATTAGTGCGCTGGCAACGCCGATTAAAATGGCAAAAAACATCAGTGTAATAGAGATGCTGATTGTTGCTGTGGTAATGGTGCCCAGCGTTTTTTCCATGCCTTTTGCTTTTGCGATGGCGTCATCGGCCAGGGTGGTCAGCCCATCTTGCATTGAACGAACAGGTTCTTTGTATTTTGAAAACTCGGCATTGATATCTGCGGCTTTCAGGTATTTTTTTGCTTCTACTTCATCTGATATGCGATTAAAACCATCGGCATAAACTTTAAGGTGCTGAGTCAGATCATTTAATTTTTGAACATCTCCAGAACTGGCATTGGTCAAGCCGCTTTTTATTGCTGCATTCGCTTTTTCAAGAGCAATATGCCATTTTTGATCGTATTCTTTGACCTTTTCAATGCTTTCAAAATTTAAAAAGATATCCTTTTCAAAACGTCTTAAATCTGTAACCTGATGGCGGGCTTCGATCAGATCAAGTGAGTAGTTTAAATCATGCTGTAACATGTTTTCTGTGAGGCTGGCCTGCCGATTCAGCCCCCATAGCCCGAGTACACCCACGCTGATAAGTAAAAGCAGAAGGAGGGCAAATCCTCCTATTAGCCTTGCGGCAATTGTAAACTTTGATAGCATGGGATTCTCCAAAGGGAAGCTTTGTAATAGATTGTAGAGTTGATTTAGCGTATTGCTAGCAGAAAGCGCAGAAGGCTGATAAAGAGTCAGGCCAAGGGGGATTTTTTATTTTTTATGCGCAAAAAAATACCGTATTCAATTGCATGAATACGGTATGGGCAGGGGGGTATTGCGTCAATCGGGTGTTAATTGCAGCCGATCGAGTTAATTATATTTATTACAATAAAAGACAGCGTTTAATGTGTTTGAATTAATGCTGCATTATTTATTTCGCATAAAATCGGCTGTGCGAAAAAACGCATCTTCTAGGTGATCACGTAATGCTGCTTCCATGGGAATCTCTTCCATAGCCTGAAACATGCACATCAGCCATTGATCACGCTCGTCTTCACCAATAGCAAAAGGCATGTGGCGTGCGCGCAGCATTGGGTGCCCGTATTTTTCGATAAAACGCTGCGGCCCGCCTAGCCAGCCGGATAAAAAATCAAAAAACTTATCGCGAATCACTGTGCTATCCCCTGCGTGCATGGCGCGGATGCCACTGGCGCGCGGGTCGCTATACATTATGTCGTAAAAGCGATCGACCAATTGACGCAATACTGCGTCGCCGCCCAAAAGCTGGTAAGGCGTCATTTCTGCTACTTCTTGCATATTTAGCCTTTTACTGGTTTGACTAAGCTGGCTGCCAGCTTGGCGCGGCTGCGTGCTTCATTCGTATCAGCTCCAGCTGCGAGTGCCACACCCATGCGGCGGCGGGTAAAGCTCTCCGGTTTGCCAAATAGGCGCAGATCGGCGCGAGGCACCGCAAGCGCCTCTGCTAGCCCTTCGAAAGCAATGCCTTTTTCCTCCATTCCGCCATAAATGACGGCGCTGGCTGCGGGTTCACGCAGTGTGGCATCAATGGGTAGCATTAAGATGGCTCGGGCGTGCAGCTCAAATTCAGAAAAACGCTGGCTGGCAAGGGTAACCAGACCGGTGTCGTGCGGGCGCGGGCTGACTTCAGAGAACCAAACATCATCGCCCTTTACAAATAGCTCTACCCCAAACAAGCCACGACCACCTAAATCTTGTGTGATTTTTTGGGCGATATCACGGGCGCGCTCCAATGCCAGCGGGCGCATTGCTTGGGGTTGCCAGCTTTCTACATAATCGCCATTTTTTTGGATATGGCCGATGGGGTCGCAGAAGAAGGTTTCAATTTCGCCGGACAGGCCTAATGCCCGAACGGTAAGCAGCGTGATCTCGTATTCAAAATCGATAAAGCCTTCCACAATCACCCGGCCCTGATCTACACGGCTGCCGCTGGCGGCGTAATCCCACGCAGCATCAATGTCTGCTGTATCACGAATAAAAGACTGGCCTTTGCCGGAAGACGACATCACCGGCTTTATCAGGCAGGGCAGCCCGATGGTTTCGATGGCGGCCCGCATTTCGTCCAGTGACGAAGCGAACTGGTAGCTGGATGTAGGTAGGCCCAGTGTTTCAGCAGCTAGGCGGCGGATGCCTTCCCGATTCATGGTGAGGTGTGTAGCGCGGGCGCTTGGAATGACCACAGCAAGGCCGTCTGCTTCTATTTCTAATAGGGCGGATGTTGCAATGGCTTCGATCTCGGGAACGATTAAATGCGGGCGTTCAAGCTCCACCAAGGCCCGTAGCGCAATGGGGTCTGCCATATTAATCACATGGCTGCGATGCGCCACTTGCATACCAGGCGCGTTTGCATAGCGATCAACGGCAATTACTTCAACGCCAAGTCTTTGCAGCGCAATAATCACTTCCTTGCCCAGCTCGCCGCTACCTAGCAGCATTACTTTGGTGGCAGAGGCGGAGAGCGGTGTGCCGATACGCATAAGATTTCCCTGAGCAAGTCGATATGTGAGGGGGAAATTTTAACATGATCAGCGGCATGGCTGAGTAGGTATGAGGCTGGTTGGTGTGAAGGATATGTGCATTATTTGTGCAGATTCTTGATCGTATTGGCGCCTGATCTTTGATTTTTGGGCGGTCTGATTTGATTCGCTTTTTTAATGGGTAAAGGGCCGGCCATTTTGGCGTGTTTGTTTTTTAGGGAAAAACGCAGGAATGAGCTATTAAATGAGATTGCTGTGTGTTTAGTTGAGCGCCCTATTGCAGGGTCATGATATTTTATTTGACCATTTTTAATGGCGGGTTAATTGGCGCTGTATATGTTAACTGTAGGGGTATTAATTTATTGTGTATTTGTATGACATAAAAACAGCATGGCCTGCCATCGTATTATTTAGAGTGAGTACGATTTTCTTAAGGTTAATCAATAATATTACCGTTCAAATCCATTAATCTGCTTTTTAAACGTATTTTATTTACTGGCGTAAATAAACTCGTTATGCTGCGCTCCCTTGTGTCGGTTGAGGGAAGAAGGTTTACAGATTTTTACCGAATTAAATAATAAAATGATGAGCTTAATATGAAACTACGCAATATTTTAGTCGCAGCCAGCATTATTGCTACTCCAGCTGCATTTGCCGGCAACGACTGGTCTTTTAAAAACGTCAGCGTGAACTGGCTTGATTGGTCTGGTGGTACTGAAACCCGCACCAATGCGGGTGCATTTGCCGGCAAAAAAGACTTTGCTTTTTTAGAGGTTGAAGGCGGCTTCGGTGGCGACTGGGGTGAAGCATACGGTTTCTTCGATGTTGAAAACCCAACTAAGGGTGCGAGCGAAACCGATGGTCGTGACAAGCGCCGCTATGCAGCAAAAGCCATTGCCCGTTTTAATTTGGTGCAATTGGGTGGCGTGCCTGTACAGGCCTATGTTCATCTTTATGATGCACGTGATCATGGCACTTTCTTTAGCCAAAACCGCGTTTTAGGCTTGGGTACCAGCCTTTCAAATGGCAATTTCTGGATTAAGCCCTTTATTGGCGGCCATCAGCAATTCGATCGTAATATCGGTGCGCACGCCAATGGTGTGATGGCGGGCTACGTCGCGGGTTACAGCTTCCAAATGTTCGGCCAGTCTTTTATGGCAACCCAGTGGCATGAAACAGAATTCAACCGCGATGATAAATTCCTCACCATGGGTAGCCCGGCTGGCGGTGTGACTCAGGGTAATGCAACAGGCCAGAACGGTGCCGTGTCGCTGTGGTGGAATGTCAGCAAAGAATTCACAACCGGCGTTCAGTACCGCTATGCGGATCAGAAGTTAGGCTCGGCTTCATATCAAAATGCGATGATTTACACTGCTAAATACAATTTTTAATTGATATTTAATGTGACAAATAAAAACCCGCTGCGGCGGGTTTTTATTTGCCTGTTTGTTTTATCGTCATGAAAAATGCGGGCTTACAAAAAATCATATGCAAGGGGAGGTTTGAGTATCGGAGCGCTGCACGCTCAATTAAAAATTGCTGCTGTTTTAGCAACAAAATATGTGTTTCGTGGTGACTGAACATTGATTAATTTTGCGCGCTGATGCTTTTGCACTGCTGGTCAAACTTGTTTGTTTTCGCCACATACATGAAAAACATAAATGTAAGAATGGCTTGCAGGGGTGATGGTTTCTTTCTGTGGTTTTACACGTAGTCAGAATGCGGTATTTAAAGTTTCTTCGTGTATGAGACAAACTTTGATATGCTTTTGTCTTGAAATTTGGGGCTTTATTCAGATCGGCGTAGTGGCTTGGTAAGGTGTATTGCGTATTGCTTACACTTTATCTATTTATAATTGATTTAGAGGGGTGGGTATGAAAAAAGTTTTACCGCTTTTGTCGCTATGTTTTTTATTTGGCTGCGCTAACCCGGTTCGGGATGGCATCAATAATCTGCGCACTTCGGTGCGGAATGGATTTCAGGATATTAAAATTGAAGTGGCGCCAGAGGTTACTAAAGTAGCAAATTTGGAAGAATTAAAGTTGGAAGCCTCGCTGGATGATCGTTTTGATTTAAATGGTTACGTAACGTATACAAAGTCATGCAATTCTTTTTTAACCATGGATGTTCGGTTTTATAGTGCAAATGGATCTGCCTTGGGTAATAGCATGGCAATGTCAAAAAGTTACAAGTCGGGTGAGCGTGCTAAATTTAAAGCATCGTTCAAACAAATTGCTAAAGATCGTGGTGAGCTGATCAGCAAAGCGGTTGTTAGTAATTTAAAGTGCATATGATTGTACGCGGCCTGAATGGCCCACAAAAAAAGGAAGCGTGTCGCTTCCTTTTTTTTGTGTAAAGACGCTTGTTATTCGCACTTGGGCTTATTGGGAGTGCCAGCGAAAGCGTGGCATGGTTTCACCATTATGGGTGATCTCTTCAGTAAACATTGCCAGCGGCCGCACCCAAAGATCAAAGTCACCATAGAGACAGCGGTATATCACCATTTCTTCTTCTGTTTCACTGTGTCTGGCGACGCCGGTGACTTGATAAAGCGGGCCTTTGTAATGCTGATAAATGCCGTTTTTAATCGTTTTCATGGGTTTATCCAATCTTTTTTTCCAAGTTATCAGGGAAGACTTTAGTCAGGATTCAGGATGGTGCTTTTTGCTTCGCTCAACATGCCGGGATAATCGCGGCTGTAGTGCAGGCCGCGGCTTTCTTGTCGTGCCATGGCGCAGCGTACGATCAGCTCGGCAGATTGCACCAGATTTCGCAGCTCGATCAAATCGTTAGAGACGCGGAAATTGCTGTAGTAGTCGTCGATTTCATGTTGTAGCAATTCGATGCGGTGCAGGGCGCGCTCTAGGCGTTTGTTGGTGCGCACAATCCCGACGTAATCCCACATAAAGCGGCGTAATTCATCCCAGTTGTGTGAAATCACCACTTCTTCGTCTGGATCGGTCACCTGGCTTTCGTCCCACTCCGGAATATCGGGGCGATCACTCTGTGTGATTTGTAAAATATCGGCCGCCGCTGCTTTGCCAAGTACCATGCATTCCAGTAAGGAATTGGAAGCCAGTCGGTTAGCGCCGTGCAGGCCGGTGCAGGCCACCTCGCCTACCGCATATAAATTGGCCACATCAGTGCGGCCAGCGGTATCACTGACAATGCCGCCGCAGGTGTAGTGCGCAGCCGGTACGACAGGGATGGGTTCTTTAGTGATGTCGATGCCCAACTCCAAGCAGCGCAGATAGATATTAGGGAAGTGCTCTTTGATAAAGGCGGCAGGCTTATATGAGATATCTAGGTAAACGCAGTCAAAACCGCCTTTTTTCATTTCAAAGTCGATCGCACGGGCCACGATATCGCGGGGTGCCAGCTCGGCGCGCTCGTCGTGCTGGGGCATAAAGCGCGTGCCATCAGGTAGCTTTAAGATGCCGCCTTCACCGCGTACGGCTTCGGTAATTAAAAATGATTTGGCATGCGGGTGATAAAGGCAGGTAGGGTGGAATTGAATGAATTCCATATTGGCCACACGGCAGCCAGCGCGCCAGCCCATGGCAATCCCGTCGCCCGTTGCTACATCTGGGTTGGTGGTGTAAAGATAAACTTTGCCCGCGCCGCCACTGGCAAGGACGGTGGACTTTGCCACGATGGTTTCAACGCGGTCGGTTTCTTTATCGTAAACATAGGCGCCGTAGCAATGCTTGCCTTCGCGGCCTAATTTTTGATCGGTGATTAAATCAACGGCAATATGTGATTCAAGTACGGTGATATTGGGGTGTGCGGCGACTTTATGCGCTAGTGTGTCGATCACGGCTGCGCCGGTGGCGTCTGCCGCATGGATGATGCGCCTGTGGCTGTGCCCGCCTTCCCGGGTAAGGTGGTAGCCTTGATAGGCGCTATCGCCTTCGGTGTCTTTGGTGAAGGGCACGCCCATCTGGATTAGCCAGTCGATGGCTTCTTTGGAATGCTCAACAATAAAGCGCGTGCTTTCCTGATCGCACAGGCCCGCGCCGGCGACATGGGTGTCACGAATATGCAGCTCTACACTGTCGGTGCCATCGAGCACTGCTGCAATGCCGCCCTGCGCCCAGCCGCTGCCGCCATCCCGCAACTCGCGCTTGGTCACCAGGCCCACTTTGATGTGGTCAGCTAAGTGCAGCGCCATGGTCATTCCGCCAAGGCCACTGCCGATGATTAATGCATCAAATTCACGCATTGCAGGTGTTCCATTCCCAGAAAAATGGAATATTAACAGAGGCCAGACCGTCTACGCCGTGTATAAAGCCAAATCTGTCAGCTTTTGTATGTGCTGGCTTGATAAAAATCATGGTCAACCCCATGTGAGTGTAAATATCTTTTGGAGACATCTTTGATTCAGCGAACCGATCGTGATATCGATCAGGAGCTTGTTCTGCGGGCTCAGGCGGGAGATAAGCGAGCCTTTGAGTTGTTGGTAGTGAAATACCAGCGGCGTGTCGCACGTCTTTTGTCGCGGCTGATTCGCGATCAGTCAGAGATTGAGGACGTGTCTCAGGAGTCGTTTATCAAGGCTTATCGTGCCTTGCCATCGTTTCGTGGCGAAAGCGCTTTTTATACCTGGTTATATCGTATTGCTATTAATACGGCTAAAAACCATTTGGCTACCCTTGGCCGCCGCCCGCAGCTGGCAAGTCTTTATGAAGACGAGGAAGGGGAGTCACTGGATGCTGCTGCACAAATACCGGATTACCATACGCCTGAAACTGAACTCTCTAACCGGCAGATTGTCTCTACAGTGAATGCAGTGGTTGATGAGTTACCTTCCGAGTTGCGAACGGCAATTACGTTGCGCGAAATGGATGGTTTAAGTTATGAAGATATCGCCGCCGTGATGAATTGCCCCATTGGTACGGTTCGTTCTCGGATTTTTCGCGCTCGTGAGGCTATCGCAAATAAGCTGAGGCCTTTATTGGATGTCGTCGGAAAAGATAAGCGCTGGTAAGCTTCGAAGGATATGAGAGGGTAATGTGATGAAAGAAAAACTTTCCGCCTTGATGGATGGCGAGCTTGATGTGGCAGACATCGATGGTTTACTTGCTGAAATGAAGCGCGATGCCTCGCTGAGTAAGGATTGGTATGATTGGCATCAGCTCAGCGATAATATGCAGGAACACCCCTTGCTTTCTCCTCAGTTTATGACGCGCTTTTCTGCGCGCTTGGCAGCAGAGCCAACGGTGGTGGCGCCGCAGCGCTTGAAACGCAGCTCGGTAATGAAGAAATTATTAGTGCCTTTAACTGCTGCTGCATCAATCGCCTTTGTGGGCGTGGCAGCATGGCAGACTAAAACGAACTTTAATACTGCGCCGGCAATGGTTGCAGTACAAAATGCGAAGCCTGTTGATAAAAAGCCACCCGCTATACGCGCCTACTTGGCTGCGCATAGCCAGGAATCTGGCAATGTACTGGCGGAGCGGGATATTGTTTATGCAGATTTTGGCACGGAGAATATGCGCTAGATGAGCGACTTGCTGGGTAGATTAAAGCCATTTGTGCTGTGCATCAGTTTGTTTTTGCCTGCGGGCGCCATGGCCGCAGCAGAGCTGAATAATTCAGATGCCGTGATTGTATTGAACCGGATGTCTGCTGCAGCTAAACAGAATGATTTTCAGGGACTCTTCACGCATCAGCATGGTGATTCCACGGAAACATTCAGAATTGTGCATGTGGGCAGTGAGCCGGTGGAGGTTGAGCGCCGTGAGTCGCTAGACGGCCCGCGCCGTGAGTATTATCGCAAGGGTGATCATGTCAGTATTTATTTGCCATCTAAGCGGACAGTCTCTTTAGACCGGCGTTTCAGCTCCAAATTGTTTCCCCAGCATTTGCCGGAAAACGCCGATTCGGTGCTGCTGAATTACAAGCTTAAAAAAGGCGGTATGGAACGGGTTGCAGGCTTAAATGCACAAATTTATGAGCTGGAACCCAGGGATGTTTACCGTTTTCCGCTGCGTTTATGGATGCATATTGATAGTGGGCTAGTTTTAAAGTCCGAACGCTTGGGGCCGTATTCTCAGCCTGTTGAGCTCTTTGTTTTTTCTGCGCTCACCCTCGGCAAGGTTGATCGCGCATTATTGAACCCGGTTAATCCTTTACGCCCAGTCGTTATTGAATCAAATCAGGGCGTGGCCAGTGCCCCAGTTGAGCCTGCGTGGATGATTGATCATCTCCCTCGCGGTTTTCGATTTATGAAAAGTATTCAGCGCACGCTGATTGGCAAAGAAATGCCCGTGGTGCAGCATTTGTACAGTGATGGCCTTGTTACGGTGTCGGTCTTTTTGGAGCCCGCCGTAGCAGAAGCCAGAGAAGGGGCTTCGCATCAGGGAGCGATGCATATGCAGGTGCGGCAAATTGATGGAAAAATGGTCACCGTATTGGGTGAAGTGCCTGCTGAAACAGTGAAGGCGTTTGCTCTTGCTTTTCAACCCCGCTAGTGAAAAACAATGATTGAAACAGAGGCACAGGTGCAGCGGCTGGATGGCGCTCATGCATGGGTAAAAATAAAACCACATACGCCCTGTGGCCGGTGCGATCCAGAAACTGGCTGCAAGGCTATGGCGCTAAGCCGAATGTTTGCTCAGTCGCAAGATGGCTTCAAGGTTAAAAATCCTTTGTCTTTTAAAGCGGGGGATTGGGTGATCGTTGCTGTTGAAGAACAAATGCTGCTTAAAAGCGCTGTGTGGGCTTATGGCGTACCGCTGCTGCTGCTGATTGCCGGCGCTGCAGCGGGCCAGTGGCTTGTGCCTCAGTCTCCTGTCAGTGCGGTGTTGGGTGGTGTATTTGGGTTTGTAGCAGGTTTCGTGCTGCTGAAACAGCAGCACCAGCTGGCGGCTTCGGCCGAGCCAGTCATTGTGGCGGGCAAAGCCGTAGCTGGCCCGCCGTTTCTTAGTCCTTGTCAAATGAAACGTAAACCATGATGAAAAAATTACTGTTAAGCCTTACTTTAGGCTTTGTTTCTGTCTCATCCATTGCGGCCGCTAATTTGCCTGATTTTACTCAGCTGGTTGAGAAAGAAGGCCGGGCAGTGGTCAATATTTCGACGACCTCTACGATCAAAGAGCAGCCACAGCAGATGGGTGATGAAGACGGCATGGATATCTTCCGTCGTTTTGGTTTCCCTGTGCCGCGGATGCTGCCGCGAAATGGCCAGCAACAGCAGCCCCGCGAGCGTCAGGCCCAATCCTTGGGGTCCGGTTTTATTATGGCGGCGGATGGTTACATTCTGACCAACGCCCATGTGATTGCTCAGGCCGATGAAATTACCGTAAAGCTGACAGATAAGCGCACCTTTAAAGCAAAAGTGATCGGTGCAGATGCCCGTACCGATGTGGCCTTGCTGAAAATTGATGCCACAGGTCTGCCTAAAGTGACGCTGGGCGATGCGAATAAATTAAAAGTAGGTGAGTGGGTTGTGGCGATTGGCTCGCCTTTTGGTTTTGAAAACACGGTGACCGCTGGGATTGTTTCAGCTAAGGGCCGAAGCCTGCCAGATGAAACCTTTGTGCCCTTTATTCAGACCGACGTAGCGATTAACCCAGGTAATTCCGGCGGCCCGCTCTTTAATATGGCCGGTGAAGTGGTTGGGATTAACTCGCAAATCTACAGCCGTTCGGGTGGTTTTATGGGCTTGTCGTTCTCGATTCCGGTTGATGTGGTGATGAAGGTTGCTGATGAGCTGAAGGCTACCGGTAAAGTGACACGGGGCCGGATTGGTGTGGCCATTCAGGAGTTAAATGATGATTTGGCAAAGAGTTTTGGTCTGAGCAAAATCAACGGCACACTTCTGGCAAGTGTAGAGAAAGATGGCCCAGCGGATAAGGCCGGTTTAAAACCGGGTGATGTGATTCTGAAATTTAATGGCCAGACCATTGCATCAGCCAGTGATCTGCCTAAATATGTGGCTGCTGTGCGCCCTGGTACAAAAGTGCCGGTGCAAATCTGGCGCGATAAAGCCATGCGTGAAGTGAGTGTAACGATTGGTGTGCTGGAACAATCTGATCGCACCACCGCTGAGCGTGAATATCGTGGTAGCCAGAATGACGAGGGCGGGCGCTTTGGCTTGTCGCTGCAGTCGGTGGATCCCGCTCAGCTGAAGGGGATGGGGCTGAAGTTTGCAGTGTTGGTGCAGGCTGCACGTGGCTCCGCAGCGAAGGCGGGTCTGCAGGGAGGGGATTTAATTGTAGGCGTTGCAAATCAGGAGCTGACCAGTCTTGCTCAGCTTAAGCAATCACTCACCGCTTTAAAACCCAATGAAGCAACGGCACTGCGTGTGATCCGTGGCGATGCCTCTATGTTTCTGACTTTGCGTGCGCCTGCTAAATGATTCAGCTTAAGTTATACGGAAGGGAATATTGCAGTCTGTGCCTTGTGATGCGGGATCTTTTGCAGCAGCAGGCACAGACTGCAGGCTTTGAGCTGGAGTGGATTGATATCGATGATATCGATCATCTGGAGGCGCAATATGGTGAATGGGTGCCCGTTTTGGCGGGTTCTGACGGAGTGGAAATTTGCCATTACCACCTCGATCAAGCGGCTCTTGATGCCTATATTGCTAATTTCCGTTAAAATCAGTGGAAATTAATATTTGGGGTACGATCGCGTACCCCTTTTTCGTGAAATATCTGGCAGGCCAATGGATCATATTCGTAATTTCTCGATCATCGCTCACATCGATCACGGCAAAAGCACGCTGGCTGATCGCTTTATCCAATTCTGTGGCGGCCTTGAGCTGCGGGAGATGAGCGCGCAAGTGCTCGATTCGATGGATATCGAAAAAGAGCGTGGTATCACGATTAAGGCGCAGACTGCTGCGCTGTCTTATAAAGCCCGTAATGGTGAGATTTATAATCTTAATCTGATCGACACCCCAGGGCACGTTGACTTCTCTTATGAAGTGAGCCGTTCTCTGGCTGCTTGTGAAGGCGCGCTCTTGGTTGTTGATGCCTCGCAAGGTGTTGAGGCGCAAACCGTGGCTAACTGCTACACCGCGCTGGAGCAAGGTGTGGAAGTGGTGGCGGTTTTAAATAAAATCGACTTGCCAGCTGCCGATCCTGAGCGTGTGATTCAAGAAATTGAAGACATTATTGGGATTGAAGCGACGGATGCTGTGCATGCCTCTGCCAAAAGCGGCATTGGTATCGAAGATATTCTGGAAACGCTGATTACCAAAGTACCACCACCTAAGGGTAATCCGGATGGCCCGCTGAAGGCACTAATTGTCGATTCTTGGTTCGATAATTATGTTGGTGTGGTCATGCTGGTGCGTGTGGTGGACGGCCAGCTTAGCCCGAAAGAAAAAATCATGTTTATGTCGAACAAGTCGCAGCATCTTTGCGAACAAGTCGGTGTATTCACGCCAAAAACAGTACAAAGAACCGTACTGAAAGCCGGTGAAGTGGGTTTCATCATTGCGGGTATTAAAGAAATTGCTAATGCCAAGGTGGGCGATACCATCACCACGGCTAAAGATCCGGCAACCGAGCCTTTGCCTGGTTTTAAAGAAGTAAAATCACAGGTGTTTGCGGGTTTGTACCCGATTGAAGGCCATGATTATGAAAAACTGCGTGATGCTTTGGAAAAGCTCAAGCTCAACGATGCTTCCCTGCATTATGAGCCTGAAGTTTCACAGGCTTTGGGCTTTGGTTTTCGCTGTGGCTTCTTAGGTCTATTGCACTTAGAAATCGTGCAGGAGCGCTTAGAACGCGAATTTGATATGGATCTGATTACCACTGCTCCCACAGTGGTTTATGAGCTGTTGCTGAAATCAGGCGAAGTGATTCATATCGAAAACCCGTCCAAGCTGCCGGATCCTTCTAAATACGAAGAAATTCGTGAGCCGATTATTACAGCAACGATTCTTGTGCCTCAGGATTACGTGGGCGCAGTGATGACGTTGTGTAATCAAAAGCGCGGTACTCAGCGCAATATGCAGTATATGGGTCGCCAAGTCATGCTGAGCTACGATCTGCCGATGGCAGAAGTGGTCATGGATTTCTTTGATCGTCTTAAATCTGTCAGCCGTGGCTATGCCTCGCTTGA from the Iodobacter fluviatilis genome contains:
- a CDS encoding methyl-accepting chemotaxis protein — encoded protein: MLSKFTIAARLIGGFALLLLLLISVGVLGLWGLNRQASLTENMLQHDLNYSLDLIEARHQVTDLRRFEKDIFLNFESIEKVKEYDQKWHIALEKANAAIKSGLTNASSGDVQKLNDLTQHLKVYADGFNRISDEVEAKKYLKAADINAEFSKYKEPVRSMQDGLTTLADDAIAKAKGMEKTLGTITTATISISITLMFFAILIGVASALMIIRSIRKPLAALQAVITEIDQTGNLALRLNQAGIDEISQSSAVINRLLINMSKVISESRKNSSQLLSSAETLSTAARQMTDSSEIQSSASSATAAAVEELSVSVNMISSSAEGLNAEARQGASTAAEGALSANRTASEIRQIADNINSSAAVIDQLNQRSGEIGSIVMVIKDIADQTNLLALNAAIEAARAGDLGRGFAVVADEVRKLAERTTQATTEITSKIESVQRDTGTASEGMQHASRMVESGVRNTQSVAESLAHLEQQSKNTVSDIAQMADAIGEQSSASQDIANNIEKIAQASEENHATASSTSELSEELRQIAMTLNTIISQYHT
- a CDS encoding group II truncated hemoglobin gives rise to the protein MQEVAEMTPYQLLGGDAVLRQLVDRFYDIMYSDPRASGIRAMHAGDSTVIRDKFFDFLSGWLGGPQRFIEKYGHPMLRARHMPFAIGEDERDQWLMCMFQAMEEIPMEAALRDHLEDAFFRTADFMRNK
- the purT gene encoding formate-dependent phosphoribosylglycinamide formyltransferase is translated as MRIGTPLSASATKVMLLGSGELGKEVIIALQRLGVEVIAVDRYANAPGMQVAHRSHVINMADPIALRALVELERPHLIVPEIEAIATSALLEIEADGLAVVIPSARATHLTMNREGIRRLAAETLGLPTSSYQFASSLDEMRAAIETIGLPCLIKPVMSSSGKGQSFIRDTADIDAAWDYAASGSRVDQGRVIVEGFIDFEYEITLLTVRALGLSGEIETFFCDPIGHIQKNGDYVESWQPQAMRPLALERARDIAQKITQDLGGRGLFGVELFVKGDDVWFSEVSPRPHDTGLVTLASQRFSEFELHARAILMLPIDATLREPAASAVIYGGMEEKGIAFEGLAEALAVPRADLRLFGKPESFTRRRMGVALAAGADTNEARSRAKLAASLVKPVKG
- a CDS encoding outer membrane protein OmpK, which translates into the protein MKLRNILVAASIIATPAAFAGNDWSFKNVSVNWLDWSGGTETRTNAGAFAGKKDFAFLEVEGGFGGDWGEAYGFFDVENPTKGASETDGRDKRRYAAKAIARFNLVQLGGVPVQAYVHLYDARDHGTFFSQNRVLGLGTSLSNGNFWIKPFIGGHQQFDRNIGAHANGVMAGYVAGYSFQMFGQSFMATQWHETEFNRDDKFLTMGSPAGGVTQGNATGQNGAVSLWWNVSKEFTTGVQYRYADQKLGSASYQNAMIYTAKYNF
- a CDS encoding DUF1653 domain-containing protein, with translation MKTIKNGIYQHYKGPLYQVTGVARHSETEEEMVIYRCLYGDFDLWVRPLAMFTEEITHNGETMPRFRWHSQ
- the nadB gene encoding L-aspartate oxidase; the protein is MREFDALIIGSGLGGMTMALHLADHIKVGLVTKRELRDGGSGWAQGGIAAVLDGTDSVELHIRDTHVAGAGLCDQESTRFIVEHSKEAIDWLIQMGVPFTKDTEGDSAYQGYHLTREGGHSHRRIIHAADATGAAVIDTLAHKVAAHPNITVLESHIAVDLITDQKLGREGKHCYGAYVYDKETDRVETIVAKSTVLASGGAGKVYLYTTNPDVATGDGIAMGWRAGCRVANMEFIQFHPTCLYHPHAKSFLITEAVRGEGGILKLPDGTRFMPQHDERAELAPRDIVARAIDFEMKKGGFDCVYLDISYKPAAFIKEHFPNIYLRCLELGIDITKEPIPVVPAAHYTCGGIVSDTAGRTDVANLYAVGEVACTGLHGANRLASNSLLECMVLGKAAAADILQITQSDRPDIPEWDESQVTDPDEEVVISHNWDELRRFMWDYVGIVRTNKRLERALHRIELLQHEIDDYYSNFRVSNDLIELRNLVQSAELIVRCAMARQESRGLHYSRDYPGMLSEAKSTILNPD
- the rpoE gene encoding RNA polymerase sigma factor RpoE is translated as MQRTDRDIDQELVLRAQAGDKRAFELLVVKYQRRVARLLSRLIRDQSEIEDVSQESFIKAYRALPSFRGESAFYTWLYRIAINTAKNHLATLGRRPQLASLYEDEEGESLDAAAQIPDYHTPETELSNRQIVSTVNAVVDELPSELRTAITLREMDGLSYEDIAAVMNCPIGTVRSRIFRAREAIANKLRPLLDVVGKDKRW
- a CDS encoding sigma-E factor negative regulatory protein, coding for MKEKLSALMDGELDVADIDGLLAEMKRDASLSKDWYDWHQLSDNMQEHPLLSPQFMTRFSARLAAEPTVVAPQRLKRSSVMKKLLVPLTAAASIAFVGVAAWQTKTNFNTAPAMVAVQNAKPVDKKPPAIRAYLAAHSQESGNVLAERDIVYADFGTENMR